The DNA segment GCTCCACCGGGGTGGTGCCGGGCGTCAGCTGGCGCACCGAGCCGACGCGGTGCAGCACCTCCTCCCGCATCGCCGGGCGCACCGGCACGGACGCGGCCAGCGCCAGCCGGGCCGCGGCCGCCTCGAACTCCGCCACCTCGCGGGCGCAGGACGGGCAGCCGGAGAGGTGACGCTCGAAGTCGGCACGCTCGTCGTCGGGCAGCGCGTGCAGCGCGTAGGCACCCGTCAGCGTGTGCGGATCGGTCATGGTCACGCGGTCACCCCCAGGCAGTCGCGCAGCCGGATGAGGCCGTCGCGCAGTCGAGTCTTGACGGTGCCGAGCGGCAGGGCGAGCGCCTCCGCGACTTCCCGGTAGGTCAGCCCCCGGTAGTAGGCGAGCGTCACCGACTGCCGCTGGAGGTCGGTCAGCGTGCGCAGACAGCGCCGCACCTGCTCCTGCTCCAGCCGGGACTCCACCTGTTCGGTCACCTCGTCGTACTCCGGCGTACGGTCCAGCAGCGCCGCCTTGGTGTCACGGGCGGCGGCCGCCTCCACCGAGCGGACGCGGTCCACCGCGCGCCGGTGCGCGAGCGTCAGAATCCAGTTGATCGCGGTACCCCGGTCGGCCCGGTAGCGCGGAGCGGTGCGCCAGACCTCCACCAGGACGTCCTGGGCCACCTCCTCCGACTGGGCGACGTCGCGCAGCACCGCCCGGACGACCCCGAGCACCGGACCGGCCACGGTGTCGTAGACCGAGGCGAACGCCTCCTGATCACCGAGGGCCACCTCGTGCAGCAACTGCTGCAAGTCCGGTTCCGCTGCCGGGTTCCTGCCGATGTAGACGGCTTCCTTCACAACTGTCCTCTCCAACGTTGCGCCGGGACGGGGCTCCCGCATGGTGTCGTGGGAGCCGTCCCCGCGTAATCCGGGGCCACGGCGGCCGCGGATTGGTCACCCGGACGAACAACGACGCCAGCTACCGGTATCAGACCAGCCCGGTGACGGTCACGGTGACCTTCGGCGCCTCCTGACCGGGCAGCAGCCCGGCCAGCCGTACCTGCACGGCCCGCACGACGTCACGGGCCACGTCCAGCGTGCGGACCTGCCCGCGCGCCACGACATGGATCTCCACCCGCCACGGCCCGGCCTCGTCCGGGCGGCTCAGCCGCACCCCGGAGGGCACCGCCCGGCCGCCGTTCGCCGCGCCCGCGCCGCGCGGCAGCGCCGAGCGCAGCCGCCCGCCGAGGCCCGGCCGCAGGAACGCCACCCCCGGCACCGACCCGACGGCCGAGGCGATCTCCTCGGTGAGCGTGGTGCGCAGCGCGCGGTCAGTCATCGCCCGGCCCTTCCTCGAATCCGGCCGGATCGTCCACCAGGTCGACGATCCGGATGTCCACCGACGCGGGCCGCAGCCCCAGCCGCAGCCGGGCCGCACCGGCCACCCGGTGCCGCACCTCCTCGGCCACCTCCTCCAGCGGCACGCCCAGCGGGGCGTGCACCTCCAGGCGTACCGTCACCTCGCCCCGGCCCGCGTCCGGCGGGGTGACCCGGCAGGAACCCGCGCGGACCCCGGCGACCGTCTCGGCGGCGGCCCGCAGGGTGCGCGCGGCGACCGCCTCCATCACCCACAGATCCTCGTCGTCGTCCCCGAGCGGCACCGGGCGGCCGGGCCGCAGCTCCATCCGGACCACGTCCATCACGCGCCGGGTCAGCGCCGAGGGGTCGTAGCCGGCCTCCGCCGGATCGGTCTCCTCGCGCAGCTCCCGTACGGTCGACTCCAGCAGCGTCAGTTCCCGTACCGCGTCCTTGCAGTACGGGCAGGTGGCCCGGTGCGGGTCGGGGTCGGCCTGCTCCCAGCCGTCCCAGACCCCGGACAGCAGCCGCCCGCAGGCGAGGCGCTCGTCGTCGCCGTCGGGCCCGGTGTACCGGTCGGGCGGGTCGGTGTGCGTGGTCATCGCCAGGCCCCCAGTGCTCGTGTCAGACAGCGTCGTGCGCGGAAGACGCGGGCGCGCACCGCCTCCTGGCTGATGCCGACCGTATCCGCGATGAACTCGTAGGAATGTCCGTCCAGTTCGCGCAGCACCCAGCAGGCCCGCTGCTCCGCCGAAAGGTCGTCCAGCGCCCGGCGCATCCCGCGCACCGCGTCCCGCGCCTCGGTGACCCGCTCGGGGGAGTCGTGCTCCGGTGCCGCGAACTCCCCGGCCGCCTCCAGCGACGTCACCGGCCGGCGGGCCCTCAGGACGTTCAGGCAGCGGTTGGTGACGATGCGGTACATCCAGGTGCCGAAGGACGACTGGCGCCGGAACTCCGGCAGCCGGCGCCAGGCGCTGATGAAGGCGTCCTGCACCGCGTCCTCCGCCTCGGCGCTGTCGCCCAGCAGCCGGGTGGCGAGGCCGACCAGCGCCGGGGCGTGCTCGCGCACCAGCACGGCGAACGCCTCCTCGTCGCCCTCGGCCGCGCGCACGGACAGCAGGCCGTCGTCCGGGGGCGCCGGTCGTGGCGGACTGTCGTCGGGCGCGCGTTCCGCTTCCGGATACGCGAACTGTCTGCGGACCCCCGGCACCGGGCGGCTCCTCTCCGTCGTCCTGCCCCCTTCGACACCTCGGAGGGGGCTGTGTGACGCGGAATCCGCCGCGTCCCATTCCTGCCGTGCCCCCCATCGGCTACTTCAGGCGCGAAAACCCAGGTGGATGCAGGTCGCGGGGCGCGTCAGCCGGGGCCGGAGAGGCTTCAGCGGAGAAAATCCGGGAATCCGCGTCACATTCGTGGACCGGCCGGGTCCAACGGAACGACAACAGCAGTACGGCCCATCGAGAGGACCTGGTCATGAGCGTCCAGAACGCGTCCGACACCGGTATCGCCCCCACGGCCCCCACCACCAAGCAGCCCCCGGCCACCACGGCCCTCGCGGGCGGCACCAGCGGAGCCGGTGAGCCCGCCGCCACGCGCGGCCGGACCTCCATCGCCGATGTCGTCGTCGTCAAGGTCGCCGGAGTGGCCGCGCGCGAGATCCCCGGGGTGCACGCCATGGGCGGTGGCCTCTCCCGCACCATCGGCGCCGTCCGCGACCGCGTCCCCGGCGGCCGCTCCAACGTCGGCCGGGGCGTCAAGGTCGAGGTGGGCGAGCGGCAGACCGCCATCGACCTCGACCTCGTCGTGGAGTACGGCGTCCCGATCGCCGACCTCGCCCGCGACGTCCGGGAGAACGTCATCGACGCGGTCGAGCGGATCACCGGCCTGGAGGTCGTCGAGGTCAACGTCACCATCAACGACGTCCACCTGCCCGACGACGAGGACAGCGCCCCGGAGACCACCTCCCGCGTCGCCTGACACCGGGGGGCGGCCCGCCGCGTGCGGGAGCCGTGCGGCGGGGCCGTGCGGCGGAGCAGGAAAAAGCAGGAAAGACGCAGGGAAGAAGGGGACGGAGAGATGGACAGAGCGCTGGTAGGGCTCATCGCCGGCATCGCGCTGGCGTTCGCCGGCTGGTTCGGCGGTTTCGGTGCGTTCCTGCTCGTGGCCGCGCTCGGCGCGGTGGGCTACGCGGTCGGGTACTGGTTCGACCGGGGCGGGCGTCCCGAGGACCTGCGGCACGCCTTCGATCGGGGCCGCCGATGACCACCCCCGAACGGCGCGGCACCACCACGGTCTCCGACCGTGCCGTCCGCCGGATCGCGGGCCGCGCTGTCATCGAGGCGCTGCCCGACGGCGCCGCGCGGGCGACCGGCTCCTCGGCCGCCGTGCGCGGCGGCCGGGCCGAGGTCGCCGTCGACGTCGCCCTGCCCTACCCGGCGCCGCTCACCCCCACCGTGCGCCGCGTCCAGGACCATGTCACCGCCCGCACCGGCGAGCTGACCGGCCTGGACGTCCGCACGGCCCGCGTCGGCGTCACCGCGCTCACCCCGGCCCGCACACCGGAACCGGAGGGGGCCACGGAAACCACCCCCGCGCCCTCCCGCACCCGCGTCCCGCGCCGCTGGTGGTCCCAGCGCCGGCTGCCCCTCGGCGTGCTCACCCTGCTCGCCACCCTGACCTGCGGCGCCCTCGCCACCGACCTGATCCTGGTGCACACCGGCCACCGCCCGGCCGCCCTCTGGCGCACCGGCGCCCTGCACTGGCTCTATGTGCACGGCCCCGGCGAACCCCCGGTCACCGCCGCCGCCCTCGGCTGCGCCCTGCTCGGCGTCTGGCTGATCGTCCTCTCCGTCACCCCCGGCCGGCGCGGCCTGCTCACCGCCCACTCCCCGGCGCCGGCCACCCGGGTCGCCGTCGACCGTGGGGCCGTCGCCGCGCTTCTGCGGGACACGGCCGCCGGGACCGAGGGCGTCGACACCGTGGCCGTACGGGTCCGGCGCCGCCGCGCCACCGTCCGCGCCGCCCTCGCCTTCGGGGACCGCGCCGCCGCCCGGGACCAGATCACCGACGCCGCGCGCCGCGCCCTCGCCGAGTGCGGACTGCGCCGCCCGCTGCGGCTGCGGGTCGCCGTACGCCCCCTGCCGGTGTGGACCCCGCCCCCGGCCGAGACCGCACCGGTGCCCCTCGGGGCCGTGGCACCCGCCGGAGGGAGCTGATGCGCACCGCACTCAACCGCTGCGTCCTCGCCGCCACCGGGCTCGCCCTGCTGGCCGCCGGCACCTGGCTGGCCACCGCCGACCCCGCCCTCGGCACCCGGATGCCCGCCTGGTGGCCGGAACTCCCCGGCGACGTCACCTTCCTGAGCCCCGCCCGCGTCCTCGACCTGCGCAGCCGGGCCTGGTGGACGCCCACCGTGCTGGCCGCCTCCGTCGCCGCCACCGCGCTCGGTGCCCTGTGGTGCGCCCGCCAGTTCCACGGCGGCGGACGCTCCCTGATCGCCCTCCCCGCACCCGGCTCCACCGTGCGCGCCCGCGCCCTGGAAGAGGCGGTCGCCCGGGACGCGGCCGCCCTGGACGGCGTCGCCCGCTGCCGCGCCCGCGTCCTCCCCCGACGCGGCCGGATCACCGTACGATTGCACCTCTGGCTCCAGCCCGACACCACCCCCGACGCCGTGCTGCCCGGCGTCACCCGGCTCCTCGGCCGGGCCGAATCGGCCGCCGCCCCCTGTCCCGTCCACGGCCGGGTGCGTCTGAGCGCCCGACCCCACCAGGTACCGCATGTCCGCTGAACCACACGTCCCCGCCGCCACCCGGCCGCCCACGCCCCGTCCCGCCGACTGGGGCCCGGCGCTGCGCCGCACGCCGCTGTCCATGTGGCGCGACGACGTCTCCGACGACGCCGCCGCCCTCACCTACTACTCCATCCTCACCGTGCTGCCCGCCCTCCTGGTCACCGTCATCGCCTTCGCGCTGATCAGCCCCGGCACGGCGGAACGGTTCATCACCCAGGTCACCGCCTACGCCCCGGCCGAGTCCGGCGGCGAACTCCACGACGTACTGGCCCGCATGCTGCGCCCCGGCGCCGCGATCTGGCCGCTGCTGGTCGCCGGGACGGCCAGCGCGATCTGGTCCGCCTCCAGCTATCTCGCGGTCTTCCGCCGCTCTCTGCACCGCATGCACCGCGTCGAGGACCACCGCTCGCCGCTGCGCAAGGCCCACCGGATCGTGCTCACCGCGCTGGGACTGCTCGGCCTGCTGGTGGTCAGCGCCCTGGTGCTGCTGCTCACCGGGCCGGTCGCCGAGGCCGCCGGACGCTTCTTCGGCCTGGATGCCACCGTCGCCTGGGTGTGGCGCCTGCTGCGGTGGCCCCTGCTGCTGGGCCTCGCGGTCGTGCTGATCGTGGTCGTCTTCCGCACCGGCCCGGCGCAGGCCAAGCGGCGAGGTCACAGCCTGCCCGGCGGGGTGCTCGCCGCCACCCTGTGGATCATGGTCTCGGGCGGCTTCGCGCTCTACACCTCGGTGCTCGGCGGCTACAGCAGGCTCTACGGATCGCTCGCGGGCTCGGTCGTCTTCCTGATCTGGCTCTGGCTGTCCAACCTCGCGCTGCTCACCGGCGCGCAGTTCACCGCCGAGCTGACCGGGAAGCCGGCCGAACCGCGCCCGCCGGCCCGCTGAGCGGGGGCGGGCCGGGTCCAGGAGCTGGGCCGCGATCCCGCTGAGCACCAGGCCCGTGGCGATCAGCTGGAGGTCGTCCAGCTTGAACTCCAGGCCCGGGTAGAACAGCAGCAGCACCAGCCCCAGCGCGGAGAGCATCTCGAAGTCGTGCGGGTCCGAGACCAGCACCAGACCGGTGGTGTGCGGGCCGAGCAGCAGACCGGCCAGCATGAACAGCGGGATCGTCGGCACCCCGAAACGGGCGCCCAGCCGGGCGAGGAAGGCGGCGGCCAGGAAGGCGCCGCCCATGGCGAGCAGCGTGTCGGCATGTCCCACGGGCCACCTTCGCCTTCGTATGAGGACGCGCGAAGGGCCATGGCACCGGAGAAGCGGGTCCGGGCGGCCCCGTGCCGTCGGCGGTCTCGGTCCGGATCGCGGGGGCCCTGACACCCTCGCATGCGCCGCCCCCGCGCCACCATCGGTGCTGACCCCCGTACCGGGAGGGGTCCGACACCCACGCACGGCCGGGCGCCCGGTACGGCGAACGCACCGCGACGAATTGCCGACCTCCGCCGGCCGTGTTTCGTTGGGTGCTGAGCCGTCCCCGCCCCGGTGGCGGCGCCCTGGCCGGCTGGAGGAACCGTGGCCGAGAAGTTCGTGCAGATCATCGCCTTCGAGACCGACCGCATCGACGAGATGCGCACTCTGGCGATGGACATCGACCGGCGCTTCGGGGGCATGCAGCACGGCCCCACCTACCAGGCCGTCCTCAAGGACAAGAGCAAGGACGACCGCTACTACGAGGTGCTGGAGTTCGCCTCCCTGGAGGCGGCCGGACGCAGCCGCCACGACCCCGAGGCCCGTGCCTTCGCCGAGCGCATGGCGGCCCTGTGCACCAGCCCGCCCAGCTTCATCGAGTGCGACCTGCTGGAGTCGTCCCGGCCGAGCTGACCGGGACGACCCGGATCGGTCAGCCGATCCGCCACAGGTGATCGTCGGTGCCGTTGTCCGCGAACTGCACGACCTGCGCGCTGTTCGCCGTGGACATCCGGTCCACGCCGAGCACCTTGCCGCTGTGCTTGTTCTGGAGCCGGAACCAGCCGTCAC comes from the Streptomyces seoulensis genome and includes:
- a CDS encoding sigma-70 family RNA polymerase sigma factor, which produces MKEAVYIGRNPAAEPDLQQLLHEVALGDQEAFASVYDTVAGPVLGVVRAVLRDVAQSEEVAQDVLVEVWRTAPRYRADRGTAINWILTLAHRRAVDRVRSVEAAAARDTKAALLDRTPEYDEVTEQVESRLEQEQVRRCLRTLTDLQRQSVTLAYYRGLTYREVAEALALPLGTVKTRLRDGLIRLRDCLGVTA
- a CDS encoding Asp23/Gls24 family envelope stress response protein, which gives rise to MTTHTDPPDRYTGPDGDDERLACGRLLSGVWDGWEQADPDPHRATCPYCKDAVRELTLLESTVRELREETDPAEAGYDPSALTRRVMDVVRMELRPGRPVPLGDDDEDLWVMEAVAARTLRAAAETVAGVRAGSCRVTPPDAGRGEVTVRLEVHAPLGVPLEEVAEEVRHRVAGAARLRLGLRPASVDIRIVDLVDDPAGFEEGPGDD
- a CDS encoding RNA polymerase sigma factor, whose translation is MPGVRRQFAYPEAERAPDDSPPRPAPPDDGLLSVRAAEGDEEAFAVLVREHAPALVGLATRLLGDSAEAEDAVQDAFISAWRRLPEFRRQSSFGTWMYRIVTNRCLNVLRARRPVTSLEAAGEFAAPEHDSPERVTEARDAVRGMRRALDDLSAEQRACWVLRELDGHSYEFIADTVGISQEAVRARVFRARRCLTRALGAWR
- a CDS encoding Asp23/Gls24 family envelope stress response protein, which translates into the protein MSVQNASDTGIAPTAPTTKQPPATTALAGGTSGAGEPAATRGRTSIADVVVVKVAGVAAREIPGVHAMGGGLSRTIGAVRDRVPGGRSNVGRGVKVEVGERQTAIDLDLVVEYGVPIADLARDVRENVIDAVERITGLEVVEVNVTINDVHLPDDEDSAPETTSRVA
- a CDS encoding DUF6286 domain-containing Asp23/Gls24 family envelope stress response protein, whose translation is MTTPERRGTTTVSDRAVRRIAGRAVIEALPDGAARATGSSAAVRGGRAEVAVDVALPYPAPLTPTVRRVQDHVTARTGELTGLDVRTARVGVTALTPARTPEPEGATETTPAPSRTRVPRRWWSQRRLPLGVLTLLATLTCGALATDLILVHTGHRPAALWRTGALHWLYVHGPGEPPVTAAALGCALLGVWLIVLSVTPGRRGLLTAHSPAPATRVAVDRGAVAALLRDTAAGTEGVDTVAVRVRRRRATVRAALAFGDRAAARDQITDAARRALAECGLRRPLRLRVAVRPLPVWTPPPAETAPVPLGAVAPAGGS
- a CDS encoding YihY/virulence factor BrkB family protein — its product is MSAEPHVPAATRPPTPRPADWGPALRRTPLSMWRDDVSDDAAALTYYSILTVLPALLVTVIAFALISPGTAERFITQVTAYAPAESGGELHDVLARMLRPGAAIWPLLVAGTASAIWSASSYLAVFRRSLHRMHRVEDHRSPLRKAHRIVLTALGLLGLLVVSALVLLLTGPVAEAAGRFFGLDATVAWVWRLLRWPLLLGLAVVLIVVVFRTGPAQAKRRGHSLPGGVLAATLWIMVSGGFALYTSVLGGYSRLYGSLAGSVVFLIWLWLSNLALLTGAQFTAELTGKPAEPRPPAR